In Micromonospora purpureochromogenes, a single window of DNA contains:
- a CDS encoding CBS domain-containing protein, translating to MRTWQVGDVMTREVATVGAETPYRDIVDVLIRRGISAVPVVDGFRRVLGVVSEADLLHKVERAGNPDERRVFEGRRRRVAREKADALVAKELMTAPAVTTYPESPLPAAARLMDREVVKRLPVLDDLGRLVGIVTRSDLLRVHLRSDAEIREDVVQEVLRRVLAVRDGLVTVRVRDGEVTLDGRLDRRSAADLAVRLAGQVSGVVRVVDTIGYDVDDTVLVELPPDQVTPVA from the coding sequence ATGAGGACGTGGCAGGTGGGCGACGTGATGACCCGGGAGGTCGCGACGGTCGGGGCGGAGACCCCGTACCGCGACATCGTCGACGTGCTGATCCGACGGGGGATCAGCGCGGTGCCGGTGGTGGATGGGTTCCGCCGGGTGCTGGGCGTGGTGTCCGAGGCCGACCTGCTGCACAAGGTGGAGCGGGCGGGCAACCCGGACGAGCGGCGGGTCTTCGAGGGCCGGCGCCGGCGGGTGGCGCGGGAGAAGGCCGACGCGCTGGTGGCGAAGGAGCTGATGACCGCGCCGGCGGTCACCACGTACCCGGAGTCGCCGTTGCCGGCCGCGGCCCGGCTGATGGACCGGGAGGTCGTCAAGCGGCTGCCCGTCCTCGACGACCTCGGCCGGCTGGTCGGCATCGTGACCCGCAGCGACCTGCTCCGGGTGCACCTGCGCAGCGACGCGGAGATCCGCGAGGACGTGGTGCAGGAGGTGCTGCGACGGGTGCTCGCGGTGCGGGACGGGCTGGTCACCGTGCGGGTCCGCGACGGTGAGGTGACCCTGGACGGCCGGCTCGACCGGCGCAGCGCCGCCGACCTCGCGGTCCGGCTCGCCGGGCAGGTCAGCGGGGTGGTCCGGGTGGTCGACACCATCGGGTACGACGTGGACGACACCGTCCTGGTCGAGCTGCCCCCGGACCAGGTCACCCCGGTCGCCTGA
- a CDS encoding helical backbone metal receptor, with amino-acid sequence MRVVSLVPSLTEAVAVTVPEVLVGATDWCTHPAGLDVARVGGSKYPDLDRVFALRPDLVLLNVEENRRADADALVAAGVPVRVTYPRTVPQALTELADLLAALGVTAEPDWLTAARRAWAAPTTTPVPRRAVIPVWRRPWVVLGGDTFAGDVLRRLGVANLYADDAERYPRPDLDALRAREPDLVVLPDEPYAFTAADGPEAFPGTPCALVSGRHLTWYGPSLAEAPGLLAAQLADPVTHPRLDPGGGPGSRPRFRRPG; translated from the coding sequence GTGCGGGTGGTCTCGCTGGTGCCGTCGCTGACCGAGGCGGTGGCGGTGACCGTGCCGGAGGTGCTGGTCGGCGCGACCGACTGGTGCACGCACCCCGCCGGGCTCGACGTGGCGCGGGTGGGCGGCAGCAAGTACCCGGATCTGGACCGGGTGTTCGCCCTGCGCCCGGACCTGGTGCTGCTCAACGTGGAGGAGAACCGGCGTGCCGACGCCGACGCGCTGGTCGCGGCCGGGGTGCCGGTCCGGGTCACCTATCCGCGTACCGTGCCGCAGGCGCTGACCGAACTGGCCGACCTGCTCGCCGCGCTCGGCGTGACCGCCGAACCGGACTGGCTCACCGCCGCCCGCCGCGCCTGGGCCGCCCCGACCACGACGCCGGTGCCGCGCCGGGCCGTCATACCGGTGTGGCGCCGCCCCTGGGTGGTGCTCGGCGGCGACACCTTCGCCGGGGACGTGCTGCGCCGGCTCGGCGTGGCGAACCTGTACGCCGACGACGCCGAGCGGTACCCCCGCCCGGACCTCGACGCGTTGCGGGCCCGGGAACCCGACCTGGTCGTGCTCCCCGACGAGCCGTACGCGTTCACCGCCGCCGACGGCCCGGAGGCGTTCCCCGGCACGCCCTGCGCGCTGGTCTCCGGCCGCCACCTCACCTGGTACGGCCCGTCGCTGGCGGAGGCGCCCGGGCTGCTGGCCGCCCAGCTCGCCGACCCGGTGACCCACCCGCGCCTGGACCCGGGGGGCGGCCCCGGGTCCAGGCCACGGTTCAGGCGACCGGGGTGA
- a CDS encoding phytanoyl-CoA dioxygenase family protein: MTAQPTQTTQDETPVEALGDLYRDGITACRGAFDVDWVDQVGEDIDAAFREARSRPDGAVGRGPNRWYVEIHPEQLRGFADLVTHPWVVAVCRAVLGPDYEIVELGFDIPFPGAVMQPWHRDFPMPEETRRQRRLTSLAFNLTTVDTVEEMGPFEIAPGTQWDDGTDFDHGMFPPKERYPRYAQRAVRKYPRRGDISVRSALTVHRGTPNVSTLARPVLVLGVDAPGAGNAERHDMAVTREYRDGLPELARAHLPCPVVERLTPIRQKHTIEGLVMGAA; the protein is encoded by the coding sequence ATGACCGCCCAGCCCACCCAGACCACTCAGGACGAGACGCCGGTGGAGGCGCTCGGCGACCTCTACCGCGACGGCATCACCGCCTGCCGCGGCGCCTTCGACGTCGACTGGGTCGACCAGGTCGGCGAGGACATCGACGCGGCCTTCCGGGAGGCCCGCTCCCGCCCGGACGGCGCGGTCGGCCGCGGCCCCAACCGCTGGTACGTCGAGATCCACCCCGAGCAGCTGCGCGGCTTCGCCGACCTGGTCACCCACCCCTGGGTGGTCGCGGTCTGCCGCGCGGTGCTCGGCCCCGACTACGAGATCGTCGAGCTCGGCTTCGACATCCCGTTCCCGGGGGCCGTCATGCAGCCCTGGCACCGGGACTTCCCGATGCCCGAGGAGACCCGACGCCAACGGCGGCTCACCTCGCTCGCGTTCAACCTGACCACCGTGGACACGGTCGAGGAGATGGGCCCGTTCGAGATCGCCCCCGGCACCCAGTGGGACGACGGCACCGACTTCGACCACGGGATGTTCCCGCCGAAGGAGCGGTATCCCCGCTATGCGCAGCGGGCGGTGCGCAAGTACCCGCGGCGCGGCGACATCTCGGTCCGGTCGGCGCTGACCGTGCACCGGGGCACCCCGAACGTCTCGACGCTGGCCCGGCCGGTGCTGGTGCTCGGCGTGGACGCCCCGGGCGCCGGCAACGCCGAGCGGCACGACATGGCCGTCACCCGGGAGTACCGGGACGGGCTGCCCGAGCTGGCCCGCGCCCACCTGCCGTGCCCGGTGGTGGAACGGCTGACCCCGATCCGGCAGAAGCACACCATCGAGGGCCTGGTGATGGGGGCCGCCTGA
- a CDS encoding DICT sensory domain-containing protein, with product MLTKRSLVTVSHAIERAALATAEDGPLVVIALFQRLPYFARERARYERIAAGAAVTVVGLVGETPPGLPAGAYGVALAEAEELAREWSVVALTPRFGATLVARDRREVEVAETLEAGRLFDGRWGFRRDEALHEVLRLRSQLADRLPAEALAAIDEVLARVRDLPATPGESRAEAAIRLMAGRVERAYRPGSPGRPDGEPADAPVALVDEPALRRWTGLAGVTASGTLPVALIGVRVAEPAGTPERFGRRSAAREAQAVIGALTGPLRAIDRAVRLTPDEYLLILPSVTEEEALAVAGRVHAALAGLARSYPFVAYAVHAAVTVTDRRPLPVTEVRHAVEWAAREGVPVATVAREAAPVGRA from the coding sequence GTGTTGACCAAGCGGAGCCTCGTCACGGTCTCCCACGCCATCGAGCGGGCCGCGCTGGCCACCGCCGAGGACGGGCCGCTGGTGGTGATCGCGCTCTTCCAGCGGCTGCCGTACTTCGCCCGGGAGCGGGCCCGCTACGAGCGGATCGCCGCCGGGGCGGCGGTGACCGTGGTCGGCCTGGTCGGGGAGACGCCGCCGGGGCTGCCCGCCGGGGCGTACGGGGTGGCGCTCGCCGAGGCCGAGGAGCTGGCCCGGGAGTGGAGCGTGGTGGCGCTGACCCCGCGCTTCGGCGCGACCCTGGTGGCCCGGGACCGCCGCGAGGTCGAGGTGGCCGAGACGCTGGAGGCGGGGCGGCTCTTCGACGGTCGGTGGGGTTTCCGCCGGGACGAGGCGCTGCACGAGGTGCTGCGGCTGCGGTCGCAGCTCGCCGACCGGCTGCCGGCGGAGGCGCTGGCGGCGATCGACGAGGTGCTGGCCCGGGTCCGTGACCTGCCGGCTACCCCGGGCGAGAGCCGCGCCGAGGCGGCGATCCGGCTGATGGCCGGCCGGGTCGAACGGGCGTACCGGCCCGGGTCGCCGGGGCGCCCGGACGGGGAGCCGGCGGACGCCCCGGTCGCGCTGGTCGACGAGCCGGCGCTGCGCCGGTGGACCGGGCTGGCCGGGGTCACCGCCTCCGGCACCCTGCCGGTGGCGCTGATCGGGGTCCGGGTGGCCGAGCCGGCGGGCACCCCGGAACGCTTCGGGCGGCGCAGCGCCGCGCGCGAGGCGCAGGCGGTGATCGGGGCGCTGACCGGGCCGCTGCGCGCGATCGACCGGGCGGTACGCCTCACCCCCGACGAGTACCTGCTGATCCTGCCGTCGGTGACCGAGGAGGAGGCGCTGGCCGTCGCCGGCCGGGTGCACGCCGCGCTGGCCGGGCTGGCCCGCTCGTACCCGTTCGTCGCCTACGCGGTGCACGCCGCGGTCACCGTGACCGACCGGCGGCCGCTGCCGGTCACCGAGGTGCGGCACGCCGTCGAGTGGGCCGCCCGAGAGGGTGTCCCGGTGGCCACGGTGGCCCGGGAGGCGGCGCCGGTCGGCCGGGCCTGA
- a CDS encoding DinB family protein, whose product MSATRFPVLLDGPGNHVDDPRELLVGYLDWYREALARKTAGLSEEQLRSPVDGLGWAPLGLVRHLGWVERRWIRWGFAAEQVAPCPPGEDDAEWRVDALSTEQVWRAYRAEVAHTRRIVAGVPLSRRAALGGRFPAAADVPSLGRILFHLLQEYARHLGQLDVARQLLDGVTGE is encoded by the coding sequence ATGTCCGCCACCCGTTTCCCGGTCCTGCTCGACGGCCCGGGCAACCACGTCGACGACCCCCGGGAGCTGCTGGTCGGCTATCTCGACTGGTACCGGGAGGCGCTGGCCCGCAAGACCGCCGGCCTGTCGGAGGAGCAGCTGCGCTCTCCCGTCGACGGGCTCGGCTGGGCGCCGCTCGGGCTGGTGCGGCACCTCGGCTGGGTGGAGCGGCGCTGGATCCGGTGGGGCTTCGCCGCGGAGCAGGTCGCGCCGTGCCCGCCGGGCGAGGACGACGCCGAGTGGCGGGTGGACGCCCTGTCGACGGAGCAGGTGTGGCGGGCGTACCGGGCGGAGGTGGCGCACACCCGCCGGATCGTCGCCGGGGTGCCGCTGTCGCGGCGGGCGGCGCTCGGCGGCCGGTTCCCCGCCGCCGCGGACGTGCCGTCGCTGGGCCGGATCCTGTTCCACCTCCTGCAGGAGTACGCCCGGCACCTGGGTCAGCTCGACGTGGCCCGGCAGTTGCTCGACGGGGTCACCGGCGAGTGA
- a CDS encoding histone-like nucleoid-structuring protein Lsr2, translating to MARKVITVLSDDLDGGKADRTVEFSLDGVAYTIDLSDENAGVLRKALDPYISAGRRMGRGNVDAGRPVRRPARAAVSGMDREQNRAIREWAAKNGYEISERGRIPVNVVEAWKNR from the coding sequence ATGGCAAGGAAAGTAATCACCGTTCTGAGCGACGACCTGGACGGCGGAAAGGCCGACCGGACCGTCGAGTTCAGCCTGGACGGGGTGGCGTACACCATCGACCTCTCCGACGAGAACGCGGGGGTGCTGCGCAAGGCGCTCGACCCGTACATCAGCGCTGGCAGGCGAATGGGGCGGGGCAACGTCGACGCCGGCCGCCCGGTCCGCCGCCCGGCTCGCGCCGCGGTCTCCGGAATGGACCGCGAGCAGAACCGGGCCATCCGGGAATGGGCCGCCAAGAACGGCTACGAGATTTCCGAGCGCGGCCGCATCCCGGTCAACGTCGTGGAGGCGTGGAAGAACCGCTGA
- a CDS encoding response regulator, which produces MLDAPIRLVVVDDHPLFVRGLELLLPASTDGRARVVDSTGDASAAASLVGRTQPDLALVDLHMPPPGGIRAIAAIRRTTPRVRVVAMSGGDDPAPALEALRAGAEGFLPKSSEPEELLPPILAVLDGWAVLPGPLLRGLLRPARSSSVDLDSEERRLLRSIAAGRSTVEIAEQLHVSERTVKRMTAALLRKLRVSSRAEAAALAGHAGLLTD; this is translated from the coding sequence ATGCTCGACGCCCCCATCCGGCTGGTCGTCGTGGACGACCATCCGCTCTTCGTCCGCGGCCTGGAACTGCTGCTGCCCGCCAGCACCGACGGACGCGCCCGGGTCGTCGACTCCACCGGCGACGCCTCCGCCGCCGCCTCGCTGGTCGGCCGCACCCAACCCGACCTCGCCCTGGTCGACCTGCACATGCCGCCACCCGGCGGGATCCGCGCGATCGCCGCCATCCGCCGCACCACCCCACGGGTACGGGTGGTGGCGATGTCCGGCGGGGACGACCCGGCGCCGGCGCTGGAGGCGCTGCGCGCCGGGGCGGAGGGCTTTCTGCCCAAGAGCAGCGAGCCGGAGGAACTGCTCCCGCCGATCCTGGCCGTCCTCGACGGCTGGGCGGTGCTGCCCGGTCCCCTGCTGCGTGGCCTGCTCCGGCCGGCCCGCAGCAGCTCGGTCGACCTGGACTCCGAGGAGCGGCGGCTGCTGCGGTCCATCGCGGCCGGTCGCAGCACGGTGGAGATCGCCGAGCAGTTGCACGTCTCGGAACGGACGGTGAAACGGATGACCGCCGCGCTGCTGCGCAAGCTGCGGGTGTCCAGCCGCGCGGAGGCCGCCGCGCTGGCCGGACACGCCGGACTGCTCACCGACTGA
- a CDS encoding sensor histidine kinase, with translation MRARHGNRKLVRRWRPAGPDHGGSLGEPADPGLMLRVLCHELRTPVSSLASLTRALAEDTGRLPAEERRAISELARQQAAHLDGLLRAVTAGGGALTPAARPDRIAPLADLVPVVVALVPPHRLRTRVTRPAGGCPVPARRTRQVLVNLVQNALRHGPADGEVGLYAAVRPAGLSILVTDQGRSTDGLAEALRRPTPGGGMHGLGLWITRQLVAADGGSVRAHRLRPRGVGVEVLLPGDGRQPG, from the coding sequence GTGCGCGCGCGACACGGAAACAGGAAGCTGGTGCGGCGGTGGCGGCCCGCCGGTCCCGACCACGGGGGATCCCTCGGCGAACCCGCCGACCCGGGGCTGATGCTGCGGGTGCTCTGCCACGAGCTGCGGACCCCGGTCAGCTCGCTGGCCTCGCTCACCCGGGCGCTCGCGGAGGACACCGGGCGGCTGCCCGCCGAGGAACGCCGGGCGATCAGCGAGCTGGCTCGCCAACAGGCCGCCCACCTGGACGGACTGCTGCGCGCGGTCACCGCCGGTGGTGGCGCGCTGACCCCGGCCGCCCGCCCGGACCGGATCGCGCCGCTGGCCGACCTCGTGCCCGTGGTGGTCGCCCTCGTCCCGCCGCACCGGCTGCGTACCCGGGTCACCCGCCCGGCCGGCGGATGCCCCGTGCCGGCGCGACGGACCCGCCAGGTGCTGGTGAACCTGGTGCAGAACGCGCTGCGGCACGGACCGGCCGACGGGGAGGTCGGGCTCTACGCCGCGGTGCGCCCGGCCGGGCTGAGCATCCTCGTCACCGACCAGGGCCGGTCGACCGACGGTCTGGCCGAGGCGCTGCGCCGGCCCACACCCGGCGGTGGGATGCACGGACTCGGCCTGTGGATCACGCGCCAGCTGGTCGCCGCCGACGGCGGGTCGGTGCGGGCGCACCGGCTGCGTCCGCGCGGCGTCGGGGTGGAGGTGCTGCTGCCCGGGGACGGCCGCCAACCGGGTTGA
- a CDS encoding manganese catalase family protein, with protein sequence MFSHIKDLQFEAKPDGPDAAFARRLQEILGGKWGEMTVANQYLYQGWNCRLPGKYKDLLLDVGTEEMGHVEMIATMITRLLENAPLSLQEAADDNPMVGAIYGGSNPAHFIHGGGGALPTDSNGVPWNAAFITASGNLMADFQLNVTAEAQGRLQVSRLFHMTDDPGVKQMLRFLLARDTMHQNMWMAAIEQLKEDGLEEMPVPDAFPDSKEFTEQFSYTYLDFSPGTDAAEGRWASGPTPDGKGEFRYDHSPRAHAPEPVLAPGDPRLYGTNPGVAGGMVTKVKSKLT encoded by the coding sequence ATGTTCAGCCACATCAAGGACCTGCAGTTCGAGGCCAAGCCGGACGGCCCCGACGCCGCGTTCGCCCGCCGGCTCCAGGAGATCCTGGGCGGCAAGTGGGGCGAGATGACGGTCGCCAACCAGTACCTCTACCAGGGCTGGAACTGCCGGCTGCCCGGCAAGTACAAGGACCTGCTGTTGGACGTGGGCACCGAGGAGATGGGCCACGTCGAGATGATCGCCACGATGATCACGCGGCTGCTGGAGAACGCACCCCTGTCGTTGCAGGAGGCCGCCGACGACAACCCGATGGTCGGGGCGATCTACGGCGGGTCGAACCCGGCGCACTTCATCCACGGCGGCGGCGGCGCCCTGCCGACGGACAGCAACGGCGTGCCGTGGAACGCGGCCTTCATCACCGCCAGCGGCAACCTGATGGCCGACTTCCAGCTCAACGTCACCGCCGAGGCGCAGGGCCGGCTCCAGGTCTCCCGGCTGTTCCACATGACCGACGACCCGGGCGTCAAGCAGATGCTGCGCTTCCTGCTGGCCCGCGACACCATGCACCAGAACATGTGGATGGCGGCGATCGAGCAGCTCAAGGAGGACGGGCTGGAGGAGATGCCGGTCCCGGACGCCTTCCCCGACTCCAAGGAGTTCACCGAGCAGTTCAGCTACACCTACCTGGACTTCTCGCCGGGCACCGATGCCGCCGAGGGGCGGTGGGCCTCCGGGCCGACGCCCGACGGCAAGGGCGAGTTCCGCTACGACCACAGCCCGCGGGCCCACGCCCCCGAGCCGGTGCTGGCTCCCGGCGACCCGCGCCTGTACGGCACCAACCCGGGTGTCGCCGGCGGCATGGTCACCAAGGTCAAGAGCAAGCTCACCTGA